From one Tachysurus vachellii isolate PV-2020 chromosome 23, HZAU_Pvac_v1, whole genome shotgun sequence genomic stretch:
- the plekha3 gene encoding pleckstrin homology domain-containing family A member 3 gives MEGVLYKWTNYMTGWQPRWFVLNNGIISYYDSQDNVCKGSKGSIKMSVCEIKVHPTDNTRLELIIPGEQHFYVKAVNAAERQKWLVALGSSKAGLADTRTKKERELIETTESLKTKMSELRLYCDLLMQQVHTIHESVEQEGDGAETRNEASSLLSATCNTFIQTLEECMKIANLKFQTDMLQSSPSDPLMSPVSPSPVQMARMKRSISHPGTYSYDRSSTAIEHRTSQRRTRTCSDTEAVSDGGAEEMERPVLLPKASVNGDAALVIPEEIGMGTCLIMETDTPESDLSL, from the exons GATGGCAGCCACGCTGGTTTGTGTTGAACAACGGAATCATTTCTTATTACGACTCCCAAGATAATGTGTGCAAAGGTAGCAAGGGCAGCATAAAGATGTCAGTGTGTGAAATTAAAG TTCACCCTACTGATAATACCAGACTGGAGCTGATTATACCAGGAGAGCAGCATTTCTACGTAAAGGCTGTAAACGCTGCTGAGAGGCAGAAATGGCTGGTGGCTCTAGGCAGCTCAAAGGCTGGGCTTGCTGACACAAGAaccaaaaaagagagag AATTAATAGAAACCACAGAGTCTCTGAAAACCAAGATGTCAGAACTGCGTCTGTACTGTGACTTGCTCATGCAACAGGTTCACACCATTCATGAGTCGGTGGAGCAGGAGGGAGATGGTGCCGAG acgaGGAACGAGGCGTCGTCGTTGTTGAGTGCCACGTGTAATACCTTCATTCAGACATTGGAGGAATGTATGAAGATCGCTAATCTGAAGTTCCAGACAGACATGCTGCAGTCGAGTCCTTCCGACCCGCTCATGTCACCCGTCTCCCCGTCTCCCGTCCAAATGGCCAGA ATGAAACGTTCCATCAGCCATCCAGGCACATATAGCTACGACAG gtCCAGCACAGCGATAGAGCACAGGACATCACAGAGACGCACAAGGACATGCTCAGACACGGAGGctgtcagtgatggaggtgcAGAGGAGATGGAAC GTCCCGTGTTGTTGCCCAAAGCCAGCGTAAATGGCGACGCTGCCCTGGTAATTCCCGAAGAGATCGGCATGGGTACGTGTTTAATAATGGAAACGGACACTCCAGAGTCAGACTTGTCGCTCTGA
- the gucy1b2 gene encoding guanylate cyclase soluble subunit beta-2 isoform X3, with the protein MNAPSFRVERTKDGRTLLHYYSDRKGLHHIVPGIIEAVAKDFFGSKVTMSILEQPEEAERTGKREHVIFLMTQRSEGTKAKTQADGGEQREVEEMVMSESIHQSFCPSYPQRLWIDEEAFCNAFPFHIVFDQDLIVKQTGVNIQKFVPGLQQPGIRLNEYFSVVHPEVTLNIYSIKKFINSQFVLKTRKEMLPECFQNQSMLKLRGQMVWMESLQCMVYLCSPKLRSLQELEERGLHLADIAQHDTTRDLILLNQQRLAEIELSNQLERKKEELRILSRHLEIEKKKTETLLYAMLPRHVANQLKEGKKVEAGDFKVCTILFSDVVTFTNICADCEPIQIVNMLNAMYSRFDRLTNVHDVYKVETIGDAYMVVGGVPIPKDTHAERVANFALGMRISAREVKNPITGQPIQIRVGLHTGPVLAGVVGDKMPRYCLFGDTVNTASRMESHGVPDHIHMSPFTYSVLKDKQFEIRDRGEIQVKGKGLMTTYFLLQNLVLSEEQIMGQGEDLCLYRDDHKELDQATDDVREVEEERTSPSKEQSSSSSPYLISDDPSPVPAADDAFPAADSPQHDVLHYVPDYSEPVENGLPSENAINSRLCMLL; encoded by the exons ATGAACGCTCCTTCTTTCCGAGTGGAGCGAACGAAGGACGGCAGGACTCTGCTCCACTATTACTCAGACAGGAAAGGACTCCACCACATAGTGCCTG GCATAATTGAAGCGGTTGCAAAGGATTTCTTTGGCAGCAAAGTGACCATGAGCATCCTCGAGCAGCCCGAGGAGGCAGAGCGCACAGGAAAGAGGGAACATGTCATTTTCCTCATGACACAAAGAAGCGAAGGGACAAAGGCTAAAACTCAAGCTGACGGTGGAGAGCAGAGAGAGGTCGAGGAGATGGTTATGTCAG AGAGTATCCATCAGTCTTTCTGCCCCAGTTACCCACAGAGGCTGTGGATTGATGAGGAAGCCTTCTGCAACGCTTTCCCTTTTCATATCGTGTTTGACCAAGAT ctgattGTAAAACAGACTGGCGTAAACATACAGAAGTTTGTGCCAGGGCTGCAACAGCCAGGGATCCGCCTGAATGAATACTTCAGCGTGGTCCATCCTGAAGTAACACTCAACATCTACAGCATCAAGAAGTTTATCAACAGCCAGTTTGTGCTGAAGACCAGAAAGGAGATGCTTCCAGAATGCTTCCAAAACCAATCCATGCTCAAATTAAGAG GTCAGATGGTATGGATGGAGTCTCTGCAGTGTATGGTTTATCTCTGCTCTCCTAAGCTGCGCAGTCTGCAGGAGCTGGAGGAACGCGGCCTACACTTGGCCGACATCGCTCAGCACGACACCACACGTGACCTCATCCTGCTTAACCAGCAGCGGCTAGCCGAGATCGAGCTCTCCAACCAGCTCGAGCGTAAGAAGGAGGAGCTGCGCATTCTCTCTCGCCACCTAGAAATCGAGAAGAAGAAGACCGAGACGCTGCTGTATGCCATGCTACCACGTCATGTCGCTAACCAGCTCAAAGAGGGCAAGAAGGTGGAGGCAG GTGACTTCAAGGTGTGCACCATACTCTTCAGTGATGTGGTCACCTTCACGAACATCTGTGCAGACTGCGAGCCCATCCAGATCGTCAACATGCTTAATGCCATGTACTCCAGGTTCGACCGCCTCACAAACGTCCACGATGTCTACAAG GTGGAGACGATTGGCGATGCTTATATGGTGGTTGGTGGTGTGCCCATTCCCAAGGACACACACGCTGAGCGCGTGGCCAACTTTGCTTTGGGTATGAGGATTTCTGCCAGGGAAGTGAAGAACCCTATCACGGGACAACCAATACAG atCAGAGTAGGTCTACACACTGGGCCTGTGCTCGCTGGTGTGGTAGGTGACAAAATGCCTCGCTACTGTCTATTTGGAGACACAGTCAATACAGCATCCCGAATGGAGAGTCATGGAGTCCCTGACCATATACACATGAGTCCTTTTACCTACAG TGTTCTGAAGGATAAGCAATTTGAGATCCGTGACAGAGGTGAGATCCAGGTGAAGGGCAAGGGTCTGATGACCACCTACTTCCTGCTCCAGAACCTCGTTCTGTCTGAGGAGCAGATAATGGGCCAAGGGGAAGATCTCTGTCTGTACAGAGATGACCATAAGGAACTGGACCAAGCCACAGATG ATGTAAGAGAAGTGGAAGAAGAGAGGACGTCTCCAAGTAAAGAGCAAAGCAGTAGCTCCTCCCCTTATCTGATTTCTGACGACCCTTCTCCCGTCCCTGCCGCAGATGACGCGTTCCCTGCAGCCGACTCTCCTCAACACGATGTGCTTCATTATGTGCCTGATTACTCAGAGCCCGTAGAAAACGGCCTTCCTTCAGAAAACGCCATCAACTCCCGACTCTGCATGCTTCTATAA
- the gucy1b2 gene encoding guanylate cyclase soluble subunit beta-2 isoform X1, which produces MYGFINTCLRTLVVEKFGEETWDQLRLLAEVQDTFMTYEIYDDVITIRLVQEACKMLDVSSEVVLKLFGEYFFSFCKMSGYDTMLRTLGGNLVEFIENLDALHSYLALSYEEMNAPSFRVERTKDGRTLLHYYSDRKGLHHIVPGIIEAVAKDFFGSKVTMSILEQPEEAERTGKREHVIFLMTQRSEGTKAKTQADGGEQREVEEMVMSESIHQSFCPSYPQRLWIDEEAFCNAFPFHIVFDQDLIVKQTGVNIQKFVPGLQQPGIRLNEYFSVVHPEVTLNIYSIKKFINSQFVLKTRKEMLPECFQNQSMLKLRGQMVWMESLQCMVYLCSPKLRSLQELEERGLHLADIAQHDTTRDLILLNQQRLAEIELSNQLERKKEELRILSRHLEIEKKKTETLLYAMLPRHVANQLKEGKKVEAGDFKVCTILFSDVVTFTNICADCEPIQIVNMLNAMYSRFDRLTNVHDVYKVETIGDAYMVVGGVPIPKDTHAERVANFALGMRISAREVKNPITGQPIQIRVGLHTGPVLAGVVGDKMPRYCLFGDTVNTASRMESHGVPDHIHMSPFTYSVLKDKQFEIRDRGEIQVKGKGLMTTYFLLQNLVLSEEQIMGQGEDLCLYRDDHKELDQATDDVREVEEERTSPSKEQSSSSSPYLISDDPSPVPAADDAFPAADSPQHDVLHYVPDYSEPVENGLPSENAINSRLCMLL; this is translated from the exons ATG TATGGCTTCATTAACACGTGTTTGAGGACGTTAGTGGTGGAGAAGTTTGGAGAAGAGACGTGGGATCAGCTACG GTTACTGGCAGAAGTCCAAGACACCTTTATGACCTACGAAATTTACGATGATGTCATCACCATTCGTCTGGTGCAAGAGGCTTGCAAAATGCTGG ATGTTTCTTCTGAAGTGGTGCTGAAGCTGTTTGGAGAATATTTCTTCAGCTTTTGTAAGATGTCTGGCTACGACACCATGCTGCGCACCCTCGGTGGAAATTTGGTTGAATTTATTGAAAATCTTGATGCCCTCCATAGTTACCTGGCTTTATCTTATGAG GAAATGAACGCTCCTTCTTTCCGAGTGGAGCGAACGAAGGACGGCAGGACTCTGCTCCACTATTACTCAGACAGGAAAGGACTCCACCACATAGTGCCTG GCATAATTGAAGCGGTTGCAAAGGATTTCTTTGGCAGCAAAGTGACCATGAGCATCCTCGAGCAGCCCGAGGAGGCAGAGCGCACAGGAAAGAGGGAACATGTCATTTTCCTCATGACACAAAGAAGCGAAGGGACAAAGGCTAAAACTCAAGCTGACGGTGGAGAGCAGAGAGAGGTCGAGGAGATGGTTATGTCAG AGAGTATCCATCAGTCTTTCTGCCCCAGTTACCCACAGAGGCTGTGGATTGATGAGGAAGCCTTCTGCAACGCTTTCCCTTTTCATATCGTGTTTGACCAAGAT ctgattGTAAAACAGACTGGCGTAAACATACAGAAGTTTGTGCCAGGGCTGCAACAGCCAGGGATCCGCCTGAATGAATACTTCAGCGTGGTCCATCCTGAAGTAACACTCAACATCTACAGCATCAAGAAGTTTATCAACAGCCAGTTTGTGCTGAAGACCAGAAAGGAGATGCTTCCAGAATGCTTCCAAAACCAATCCATGCTCAAATTAAGAG GTCAGATGGTATGGATGGAGTCTCTGCAGTGTATGGTTTATCTCTGCTCTCCTAAGCTGCGCAGTCTGCAGGAGCTGGAGGAACGCGGCCTACACTTGGCCGACATCGCTCAGCACGACACCACACGTGACCTCATCCTGCTTAACCAGCAGCGGCTAGCCGAGATCGAGCTCTCCAACCAGCTCGAGCGTAAGAAGGAGGAGCTGCGCATTCTCTCTCGCCACCTAGAAATCGAGAAGAAGAAGACCGAGACGCTGCTGTATGCCATGCTACCACGTCATGTCGCTAACCAGCTCAAAGAGGGCAAGAAGGTGGAGGCAG GTGACTTCAAGGTGTGCACCATACTCTTCAGTGATGTGGTCACCTTCACGAACATCTGTGCAGACTGCGAGCCCATCCAGATCGTCAACATGCTTAATGCCATGTACTCCAGGTTCGACCGCCTCACAAACGTCCACGATGTCTACAAG GTGGAGACGATTGGCGATGCTTATATGGTGGTTGGTGGTGTGCCCATTCCCAAGGACACACACGCTGAGCGCGTGGCCAACTTTGCTTTGGGTATGAGGATTTCTGCCAGGGAAGTGAAGAACCCTATCACGGGACAACCAATACAG atCAGAGTAGGTCTACACACTGGGCCTGTGCTCGCTGGTGTGGTAGGTGACAAAATGCCTCGCTACTGTCTATTTGGAGACACAGTCAATACAGCATCCCGAATGGAGAGTCATGGAGTCCCTGACCATATACACATGAGTCCTTTTACCTACAG TGTTCTGAAGGATAAGCAATTTGAGATCCGTGACAGAGGTGAGATCCAGGTGAAGGGCAAGGGTCTGATGACCACCTACTTCCTGCTCCAGAACCTCGTTCTGTCTGAGGAGCAGATAATGGGCCAAGGGGAAGATCTCTGTCTGTACAGAGATGACCATAAGGAACTGGACCAAGCCACAGATG ATGTAAGAGAAGTGGAAGAAGAGAGGACGTCTCCAAGTAAAGAGCAAAGCAGTAGCTCCTCCCCTTATCTGATTTCTGACGACCCTTCTCCCGTCCCTGCCGCAGATGACGCGTTCCCTGCAGCCGACTCTCCTCAACACGATGTGCTTCATTATGTGCCTGATTACTCAGAGCCCGTAGAAAACGGCCTTCCTTCAGAAAACGCCATCAACTCCCGACTCTGCATGCTTCTATAA
- the gucy1b2 gene encoding guanylate cyclase soluble subunit beta-2 isoform X2: protein MMSSPFVWCKRLAKCWEMNAPSFRVERTKDGRTLLHYYSDRKGLHHIVPGIIEAVAKDFFGSKVTMSILEQPEEAERTGKREHVIFLMTQRSEGTKAKTQADGGEQREVEEMVMSESIHQSFCPSYPQRLWIDEEAFCNAFPFHIVFDQDLIVKQTGVNIQKFVPGLQQPGIRLNEYFSVVHPEVTLNIYSIKKFINSQFVLKTRKEMLPECFQNQSMLKLRGQMVWMESLQCMVYLCSPKLRSLQELEERGLHLADIAQHDTTRDLILLNQQRLAEIELSNQLERKKEELRILSRHLEIEKKKTETLLYAMLPRHVANQLKEGKKVEAGDFKVCTILFSDVVTFTNICADCEPIQIVNMLNAMYSRFDRLTNVHDVYKVETIGDAYMVVGGVPIPKDTHAERVANFALGMRISAREVKNPITGQPIQIRVGLHTGPVLAGVVGDKMPRYCLFGDTVNTASRMESHGVPDHIHMSPFTYSVLKDKQFEIRDRGEIQVKGKGLMTTYFLLQNLVLSEEQIMGQGEDLCLYRDDHKELDQATDDVREVEEERTSPSKEQSSSSSPYLISDDPSPVPAADDAFPAADSPQHDVLHYVPDYSEPVENGLPSENAINSRLCMLL from the exons ATGATGTCATCACCATTCGTCTGGTGCAAGAGGCTTGCAAAATGCTGG GAAATGAACGCTCCTTCTTTCCGAGTGGAGCGAACGAAGGACGGCAGGACTCTGCTCCACTATTACTCAGACAGGAAAGGACTCCACCACATAGTGCCTG GCATAATTGAAGCGGTTGCAAAGGATTTCTTTGGCAGCAAAGTGACCATGAGCATCCTCGAGCAGCCCGAGGAGGCAGAGCGCACAGGAAAGAGGGAACATGTCATTTTCCTCATGACACAAAGAAGCGAAGGGACAAAGGCTAAAACTCAAGCTGACGGTGGAGAGCAGAGAGAGGTCGAGGAGATGGTTATGTCAG AGAGTATCCATCAGTCTTTCTGCCCCAGTTACCCACAGAGGCTGTGGATTGATGAGGAAGCCTTCTGCAACGCTTTCCCTTTTCATATCGTGTTTGACCAAGAT ctgattGTAAAACAGACTGGCGTAAACATACAGAAGTTTGTGCCAGGGCTGCAACAGCCAGGGATCCGCCTGAATGAATACTTCAGCGTGGTCCATCCTGAAGTAACACTCAACATCTACAGCATCAAGAAGTTTATCAACAGCCAGTTTGTGCTGAAGACCAGAAAGGAGATGCTTCCAGAATGCTTCCAAAACCAATCCATGCTCAAATTAAGAG GTCAGATGGTATGGATGGAGTCTCTGCAGTGTATGGTTTATCTCTGCTCTCCTAAGCTGCGCAGTCTGCAGGAGCTGGAGGAACGCGGCCTACACTTGGCCGACATCGCTCAGCACGACACCACACGTGACCTCATCCTGCTTAACCAGCAGCGGCTAGCCGAGATCGAGCTCTCCAACCAGCTCGAGCGTAAGAAGGAGGAGCTGCGCATTCTCTCTCGCCACCTAGAAATCGAGAAGAAGAAGACCGAGACGCTGCTGTATGCCATGCTACCACGTCATGTCGCTAACCAGCTCAAAGAGGGCAAGAAGGTGGAGGCAG GTGACTTCAAGGTGTGCACCATACTCTTCAGTGATGTGGTCACCTTCACGAACATCTGTGCAGACTGCGAGCCCATCCAGATCGTCAACATGCTTAATGCCATGTACTCCAGGTTCGACCGCCTCACAAACGTCCACGATGTCTACAAG GTGGAGACGATTGGCGATGCTTATATGGTGGTTGGTGGTGTGCCCATTCCCAAGGACACACACGCTGAGCGCGTGGCCAACTTTGCTTTGGGTATGAGGATTTCTGCCAGGGAAGTGAAGAACCCTATCACGGGACAACCAATACAG atCAGAGTAGGTCTACACACTGGGCCTGTGCTCGCTGGTGTGGTAGGTGACAAAATGCCTCGCTACTGTCTATTTGGAGACACAGTCAATACAGCATCCCGAATGGAGAGTCATGGAGTCCCTGACCATATACACATGAGTCCTTTTACCTACAG TGTTCTGAAGGATAAGCAATTTGAGATCCGTGACAGAGGTGAGATCCAGGTGAAGGGCAAGGGTCTGATGACCACCTACTTCCTGCTCCAGAACCTCGTTCTGTCTGAGGAGCAGATAATGGGCCAAGGGGAAGATCTCTGTCTGTACAGAGATGACCATAAGGAACTGGACCAAGCCACAGATG ATGTAAGAGAAGTGGAAGAAGAGAGGACGTCTCCAAGTAAAGAGCAAAGCAGTAGCTCCTCCCCTTATCTGATTTCTGACGACCCTTCTCCCGTCCCTGCCGCAGATGACGCGTTCCCTGCAGCCGACTCTCCTCAACACGATGTGCTTCATTATGTGCCTGATTACTCAGAGCCCGTAGAAAACGGCCTTCCTTCAGAAAACGCCATCAACTCCCGACTCTGCATGCTTCTATAA